Proteins from one Chitinophaga oryzae genomic window:
- a CDS encoding DUF6603 domain-containing protein: protein MINEISAAIPARHTQAMAGIGDNGLTFTGLDPVLASMGILIGLLTQPDPQQEVYQLNPNWFANPINNTQQGITANPEQFEKLLTSILGKIGGNALGIPIQDAALLGTWYPIKNGNDPTGFYLVSYQKENNGLKETVLGLGVLHTWKVPPGSPLLTVEVWGLMPFVAIGNGSFKITFTDQGYPISLGVATQGGDPKLPLVDINGISFDGVKFSAMIDVAASDPFSVSLEVLSLKIGSAPPANKSLADLLAISGQEMLEIATNLFMGALSYVFPNQQQYLNYITPLLGLTSQVPNLPDVTLPVMEWYNLFEVASNPAKYPEGVKTLFFNWFNALCTDPDALKGWISALSGFLGNSNLQITGTGTRMNPFRLAILNVSSIGQLDFSVATTVDEGGIRYFYPGFSFAGSNVPLGSSPAVFTAQANLELGQFGLSAQAVTASPEINFQFQFALQNKTTGQPLVSYDGNSVGSLTAGLVLGSDGKIVPDFSLNQVVTTATSFDKVNLLSPGELAEAGAAALSAALGTLIGIGTSNFADNIGALIGLITPASAKSNWPTTLPAPFSGTQMAHSILNPVKAWADYYLAVLQYANPVDGKAAFAYIIQEMALLLQQTVSGLNVTVTGSGTKDDPWMAGIALSSSSLPAYLTAFKQANTDNSIDLVMGLTLQPTITVAGVDIAPSLNMEALALHFPANGAGIDASWLPAVSARLQLPNGFMTPDLGGVVVSVSKSQLSAEWDRQRGWGWSMFVDSPKLIINGQDIILGQNLNFDQQTNLKDLVLNAVPAFSPFLVGALGALLMRVENRAALFAIGALGLIPDITKSPVFPAGLSWTGFQQLKLNSLSNPWPDLRNYLSATFGTAANAKSLLSLLSYVVNTQIEAAPATGGAGTFDDPWTFPLPAGFEGIAWYEGAGQILGLGAGRSNSWQYQITNGNDTTKFGFNLLARANALKYNLSTGTLLFDGQVPSFSLTGMLYNPDGMLVNLPASLGSVEKVIVGCNLSYDTTNKSFHFEPVVTLINVTLPGQQPKAQLTLQDFLDPGFTAAFQNGFMVLLNAGLQAAFEQVKAKPLFQQAYSLLSMLGLTMTPDGETDIRNIQLYNITDGLLGINAAGWNGLLANFDTYIQTQFNSLLAIKEQRSLLFNFLSEIFGIQFPNFPEPVLQLLQGMGICGPADEGYTVYPYVLLDLISNPYKTFQQLYQQLFDIANVANLKQLAAHLSRNLGPYKTGSWTFSTDSNGVISFGILPADAFQLGSFLLTSGGIQLDLSNEKLEGTMDIYCANVGITLRCGFTLKLEAGVLKPAFTASAVWGDGSKPAAQALQLIPFNTSDFLNNVADLAPAFTLNIVLNAIFEEQLLKKYPLVQQIFIGLGLGEQMPTESLAVQKSVNRRHAAATSVADQQWQMPALMGILENPLGWILSDDVLGINGRFSISKLVQMLSHLPAVQASNGIKVTPDTKGMTISGMPYGFEISMSGENEVATFGFDTKDLVISNEWGTLNLLSFQMSVDSNYQPSFAGELTVSTGSKITVPFFVNTGYNKDFFLNIAQGKPGTPDGLALQLLPFLGWGTLAEQAARLAAAAVLKNLVPIVLQKLSDSGAKAFVDKLIAFGDAVNTTALVDNIIKVLTPSAFATTSQQDLLQQIEQVALAWLQEKFTPAGAPVTVQGLITLLKDVMPGVSAQGGRLAFTPDSKIPITILAGLNDNGFLGLWAAFTLPDTQVLKIQIAETGVGVKLDGTLDFSFALDMLIPVDDNSGPGLTFAYDLNKGFNLVFDPTSDSTDFSKHSDLAVELLPDFFSNPAADPGAMQQSVTDWLLQVVKVVLPRYVSLLVLNIQKVKDWLEAPIVTSVAGAPTPAALLTATSLILKNNGKYELNSIDNLIKLTPSGFFGNLFYTLMQTELTLLQFGDKNSGKITVGPRAGKQDYYGVRVAAPNLKLTALPNLVVQIGADDTEWIDKSSTNKITGEPGIGFYLPITKSGNNELNVDFSLFNLLLYNLGFDVVGTNGKPIVDQPRFKIGAVQPRTVFELDFKGNAKPGLQFGAGVTLANIGLSLAPDKLAGSAGTNPIANNILGSGSTAGNPPVNPEFSVSTAYTDKLWVNLKSNTGNGSQVIVPIERSFGPLYIDSLGLGWEDTNKLLDFLFSGNVALAGLKASVVGLTVGVPVTDPTNFSLYKADLQGLDISFNGGAVAINGGFLKTETIVNNAKVIMYNGVAVIKAGTFSLMALGSYAEVPVSPAPGAPTMPSLFIFAVLNSPLGGPPFLFITGIAAGFSFNRSLVIPDITQVQDFPLLKGLVDGTFAEGEDPGKALEQLSSVVHPEIGQYWLAAGVKFTSFELLTTSALLFLSFGKEWEVNLLGLSFTSLPPKIPRNLALAYFELAIKISFLPGDGILSAEAQLTPNSFVLSKDVKVTGGFAFFLWFKNIKTSTYTIPAGDFVISLGGYHPDFNKPAWYPTVPRLGMQWKMDISVGSISIAGGAYFALCPTAVMAGGYLNVAYELGPLKAWLNASADFLIEWNPFYFNVGISITVGASFGTTILGVSITIRAELGATLHLEGPPTHGYVKVDWYVISFTIPVGSGETATTDKNITWKAFADAFLPPPALPGSTMGNAKRKVKAADEVPVQQVVKLNPDYGLLSDDNSLWTIQPYPFTLSAKSSIPASNVAVTSSNFSQKGVPVGVRPMGYVDNLNAALVITLTDSKGNPVDLSARKIKMIVDTNGAPSAMWSQDPLDRNKPPQSDDMLIPGASFGIILDGDEYNYLGNVPAFNIENLKYDIGAYRMLPYKAVIKFPPAARYPASDQNNAYHVIMHSIMSDPVIIQRNKILEGIAASNILAPLNPDLSVMASSADMILQALPVIARLAVFQNNGELEAAKKIQPPARPLAAASSVKKLKAPQLVGLVKRYKVNRNQASKSGNPQTTVRSQYQAVNDITSKTKRPAIGRAAAEALGTTKMLYDGTSVLWTVDHRAATTLHLKGDLPLRVVSFDRHGRLTGIHAVVGEQNISLAEGTAQVAVQGYEATGEGFIGWEINSQLFKTNTVWALGDAAMVRVQNSQRIRVRGTRAHTGLIDAADLLSRNQATDINQNTRSGWIQSVFPADISYIGVLLEEQTGAERLDVAIAAGTIPLQGANLPPAQVYETEKGTLLVYPCTPSDSYNAILAIPKDNKVKILGMYGLPALPADKRTISNFTHLRNAGLDLTNSVVKSAVVSIHSKNQAL from the coding sequence ATGATTAATGAAATAAGCGCCGCTATACCAGCCAGACATACACAGGCGATGGCCGGCATCGGAGATAATGGTTTGACTTTTACCGGCCTGGATCCGGTACTCGCCAGCATGGGGATACTGATAGGTTTACTCACCCAGCCCGATCCCCAACAGGAAGTCTATCAGCTAAACCCCAATTGGTTCGCCAACCCTATCAATAATACCCAGCAGGGTATTACTGCCAATCCGGAACAATTCGAGAAGCTGCTAACTTCCATACTGGGCAAAATCGGAGGCAATGCCCTGGGCATTCCCATACAGGATGCGGCGCTTCTCGGCACCTGGTACCCCATTAAAAACGGTAACGACCCTACGGGGTTTTACCTCGTAAGCTATCAGAAAGAAAACAATGGCTTAAAAGAAACGGTACTGGGCCTGGGTGTCCTGCATACCTGGAAAGTGCCTCCCGGCTCCCCGCTCCTTACAGTAGAAGTATGGGGCTTAATGCCTTTCGTAGCCATTGGTAACGGCAGCTTTAAAATTACGTTTACCGATCAGGGTTACCCCATCAGCCTGGGTGTAGCCACCCAGGGCGGCGATCCCAAACTCCCGCTGGTGGATATCAACGGCATCTCTTTCGACGGCGTGAAATTCAGCGCCATGATAGACGTTGCCGCCAGTGATCCTTTTAGCGTATCTCTGGAAGTATTATCGTTAAAGATCGGTAGCGCTCCTCCTGCCAATAAATCCCTCGCAGACCTGCTGGCCATCAGCGGACAGGAAATGCTGGAAATAGCCACAAACCTGTTTATGGGAGCACTTAGCTACGTCTTCCCGAATCAACAGCAATACCTCAATTATATCACGCCTTTACTGGGACTCACCTCGCAGGTGCCCAATCTGCCCGATGTCACCCTTCCTGTAATGGAGTGGTATAACCTGTTTGAGGTAGCTTCCAATCCCGCGAAATATCCGGAAGGCGTTAAGACGCTGTTCTTTAACTGGTTCAATGCGCTGTGTACAGACCCTGATGCGCTGAAAGGATGGATCTCCGCGCTCTCCGGCTTCCTCGGCAACTCCAATCTGCAAATAACCGGAACCGGTACACGCATGAATCCGTTCCGGTTGGCCATCCTGAATGTCAGCAGTATAGGGCAACTGGATTTCTCCGTGGCCACCACGGTAGATGAAGGGGGCATCCGCTACTTTTACCCCGGTTTTTCCTTCGCCGGCAGCAATGTGCCTTTAGGCAGCTCCCCTGCTGTATTCACCGCCCAGGCCAACCTGGAACTGGGACAATTCGGGCTCAGCGCGCAGGCAGTTACCGCCTCTCCCGAAATAAATTTCCAGTTTCAGTTCGCGCTGCAAAATAAAACGACCGGTCAGCCGCTGGTATCCTATGACGGCAACAGCGTAGGTTCCCTCACAGCAGGACTGGTCCTGGGCTCCGACGGAAAAATCGTTCCTGATTTTTCCCTGAACCAGGTGGTTACCACTGCTACTTCTTTTGATAAAGTAAACCTCTTATCTCCCGGCGAACTGGCGGAAGCCGGCGCGGCTGCGCTCAGTGCAGCGCTGGGCACCCTCATCGGTATCGGCACCAGCAATTTTGCCGATAACATAGGGGCACTGATCGGATTAATCACACCTGCCAGTGCGAAAAGTAACTGGCCAACTACACTTCCGGCACCATTCTCCGGCACGCAGATGGCCCACTCCATCCTTAACCCGGTGAAGGCCTGGGCAGATTACTATCTGGCAGTATTGCAATATGCCAACCCGGTAGACGGCAAGGCGGCATTTGCGTATATCATCCAGGAAATGGCGCTTTTACTGCAACAAACTGTATCAGGACTGAATGTAACCGTTACAGGAAGCGGTACCAAAGACGATCCCTGGATGGCCGGTATTGCGCTGAGCAGCAGTAGTCTCCCAGCCTACCTGACGGCCTTCAAACAGGCAAATACAGACAACAGCATCGATTTGGTGATGGGTCTGACGCTCCAGCCTACGATTACGGTGGCTGGTGTAGACATTGCGCCATCGCTGAACATGGAAGCACTTGCGCTGCATTTCCCTGCCAACGGCGCTGGTATAGACGCATCCTGGCTGCCCGCAGTCAGTGCCCGGTTACAGCTGCCAAACGGATTCATGACCCCGGACCTTGGCGGTGTAGTCGTTAGCGTTAGTAAATCACAGCTCTCGGCCGAATGGGACCGCCAGCGCGGATGGGGATGGTCCATGTTTGTGGATTCGCCGAAACTCATCATCAACGGACAGGATATTATCCTCGGACAGAACCTGAATTTCGATCAGCAAACCAACCTGAAAGACCTGGTATTAAATGCTGTACCGGCTTTCAGCCCTTTCCTGGTAGGGGCGCTCGGTGCTTTACTGATGCGCGTGGAAAACAGGGCCGCCCTCTTCGCCATTGGTGCACTGGGCCTGATACCGGATATTACCAAATCGCCGGTATTCCCGGCAGGTCTGAGCTGGACCGGTTTCCAACAACTCAAGCTCAACAGCCTGAGTAATCCCTGGCCGGACCTGCGTAACTACCTGTCGGCCACCTTCGGCACTGCAGCTAATGCCAAAAGCCTGCTCTCCCTGCTCTCCTATGTGGTCAACACGCAGATTGAAGCAGCTCCCGCCACTGGTGGCGCCGGCACATTCGACGATCCATGGACGTTCCCGCTGCCGGCAGGTTTTGAAGGAATCGCCTGGTATGAAGGAGCCGGACAGATATTAGGCCTGGGCGCAGGCAGGTCCAATTCCTGGCAATATCAGATCACTAATGGCAACGACACTACGAAATTTGGCTTCAATTTACTCGCCCGCGCAAACGCACTGAAATATAATCTTTCCACCGGTACCCTTCTCTTCGATGGGCAGGTGCCTTCATTCAGCCTGACAGGAATGCTTTACAACCCGGATGGCATGCTGGTTAATTTACCGGCATCACTGGGAAGCGTAGAAAAAGTGATCGTTGGCTGCAATCTCTCTTACGATACCACCAACAAGTCATTTCATTTCGAACCCGTTGTAACGCTGATCAACGTCACCCTGCCCGGCCAGCAGCCAAAAGCACAACTGACCTTGCAGGACTTCCTGGACCCGGGCTTTACCGCTGCGTTCCAAAATGGCTTTATGGTATTGCTGAATGCCGGTCTGCAAGCGGCATTTGAACAGGTAAAAGCCAAACCGCTCTTCCAGCAGGCCTACAGCCTCTTGTCCATGCTGGGGCTAACGATGACGCCCGACGGAGAAACAGATATCCGCAATATACAGCTATACAATATCACAGACGGTTTGCTCGGTATCAACGCCGCAGGCTGGAACGGACTACTCGCCAATTTCGACACTTACATACAAACGCAATTCAATAGCCTGCTGGCCATAAAGGAACAGCGCAGCCTGCTCTTCAACTTCCTGTCAGAGATCTTCGGCATACAGTTCCCGAACTTCCCTGAGCCAGTGCTGCAGCTGTTACAGGGCATGGGCATCTGCGGACCTGCTGACGAAGGATATACCGTATATCCGTATGTGTTACTGGACTTGATCAGCAATCCCTACAAAACATTCCAACAACTTTATCAGCAACTGTTTGATATTGCAAACGTCGCCAACCTGAAACAACTGGCGGCGCATCTGTCCAGGAACCTGGGCCCCTACAAAACCGGCAGCTGGACCTTCAGCACCGATTCAAACGGCGTTATATCCTTTGGTATTCTACCGGCCGACGCATTCCAACTGGGCTCCTTCCTCCTTACCAGTGGCGGCATACAGCTGGACCTCAGCAACGAAAAGCTGGAAGGAACAATGGATATTTACTGCGCAAACGTAGGTATAACGCTCAGATGTGGATTTACGCTGAAGCTGGAAGCCGGCGTACTGAAACCTGCATTTACGGCATCCGCAGTATGGGGAGACGGCAGCAAACCAGCCGCTCAGGCTCTCCAACTTATACCGTTTAACACCAGCGACTTCCTCAACAACGTTGCTGACCTGGCCCCGGCTTTTACCCTCAATATTGTCCTCAACGCTATTTTTGAAGAACAGCTGCTGAAAAAATATCCGCTCGTCCAGCAGATTTTTATCGGACTGGGATTGGGAGAACAAATGCCAACGGAAAGCCTGGCAGTACAAAAATCGGTGAACAGACGGCATGCCGCTGCTACATCTGTTGCCGATCAGCAGTGGCAGATGCCAGCCCTCATGGGCATCCTCGAAAATCCGCTGGGATGGATCCTCTCCGACGATGTATTAGGTATTAACGGCAGATTCAGTATCTCAAAACTGGTGCAGATGCTCAGTCATCTGCCGGCAGTGCAAGCCTCCAATGGCATCAAAGTTACGCCTGACACCAAAGGGATGACTATCAGCGGCATGCCTTATGGCTTTGAAATTTCCATGAGTGGAGAAAATGAAGTAGCCACTTTCGGTTTTGATACCAAAGACCTTGTTATCAGCAACGAGTGGGGCACGTTGAACCTGCTGTCTTTCCAGATGAGCGTGGATAGTAATTACCAGCCCTCTTTCGCTGGTGAACTTACCGTTTCCACCGGCTCAAAAATAACCGTTCCATTTTTTGTCAACACCGGATATAACAAGGACTTTTTCCTCAACATCGCGCAGGGCAAACCAGGCACCCCGGATGGACTCGCGCTGCAATTACTGCCTTTCCTTGGATGGGGCACACTGGCCGAACAGGCAGCCCGGCTCGCAGCGGCGGCAGTTTTGAAGAATCTTGTTCCGATTGTATTACAGAAATTATCCGACAGCGGCGCTAAAGCATTCGTAGACAAACTCATTGCATTTGGCGATGCTGTCAATACCACAGCACTGGTAGACAACATCATCAAAGTATTGACACCATCTGCATTTGCGACTACTTCACAGCAGGACCTGCTCCAACAGATTGAACAGGTCGCGCTGGCGTGGTTACAGGAAAAATTCACGCCGGCGGGCGCTCCTGTAACGGTGCAGGGTTTAATTACTTTGCTCAAAGACGTAATGCCGGGTGTGTCTGCACAGGGCGGCAGATTAGCATTTACACCGGACAGTAAGATACCGATCACCATTCTCGCAGGACTGAATGACAATGGGTTCTTAGGGCTGTGGGCTGCCTTCACCCTCCCCGACACACAGGTATTGAAAATACAAATTGCGGAAACCGGCGTTGGTGTAAAACTGGATGGAACCCTTGATTTCTCTTTTGCCCTGGACATGCTGATCCCTGTAGATGATAACAGCGGACCAGGTTTAACGTTTGCCTATGATTTAAACAAAGGATTCAATCTCGTATTCGACCCAACCAGCGATAGCACGGATTTCTCCAAACATTCAGATCTGGCAGTAGAACTGTTACCGGATTTCTTCAGCAATCCTGCCGCTGATCCGGGCGCCATGCAACAGAGCGTAACCGATTGGTTATTGCAGGTGGTAAAAGTAGTGCTGCCACGATATGTTTCCCTCCTGGTGCTCAACATTCAAAAAGTGAAAGACTGGCTGGAAGCACCTATCGTGACTTCTGTTGCCGGTGCGCCTACACCTGCTGCACTGTTGACAGCGACGTCCCTCATCCTGAAGAACAATGGAAAATATGAACTGAACAGTATCGACAATCTTATCAAGCTAACACCATCCGGTTTCTTTGGCAACCTGTTCTACACGCTGATGCAGACAGAATTAACCCTGTTGCAATTCGGCGATAAGAACAGTGGCAAAATCACCGTAGGCCCACGTGCAGGCAAGCAGGATTACTATGGCGTAAGAGTGGCGGCGCCTAACCTTAAACTCACTGCCCTGCCTAATCTCGTAGTGCAAATAGGTGCAGACGATACCGAATGGATCGATAAATCCAGTACCAATAAAATCACCGGAGAACCGGGCATAGGCTTCTACCTGCCTATTACTAAGTCGGGCAATAATGAACTGAATGTTGACTTCTCCCTGTTCAATTTATTGTTGTATAATCTCGGTTTTGATGTCGTTGGCACCAATGGCAAGCCTATTGTGGACCAGCCGCGGTTTAAAATTGGCGCAGTGCAGCCGAGAACGGTATTTGAACTGGATTTCAAAGGCAATGCAAAACCTGGCCTGCAATTCGGCGCAGGCGTCACTTTGGCGAACATCGGATTATCGCTCGCGCCGGATAAACTGGCAGGTTCCGCAGGCACCAATCCCATTGCCAATAACATCCTCGGTTCAGGCAGTACAGCTGGTAACCCGCCTGTAAATCCCGAATTTTCCGTCAGCACCGCTTATACCGACAAACTGTGGGTAAATCTGAAATCCAATACCGGTAACGGTTCGCAGGTAATCGTACCGATAGAACGATCTTTTGGCCCATTGTATATTGACAGCCTGGGCCTGGGTTGGGAAGACACAAATAAACTCCTTGACTTCCTGTTCTCCGGAAATGTGGCCCTGGCAGGCCTTAAAGCATCCGTGGTAGGTTTAACGGTAGGCGTTCCCGTTACTGACCCTACGAACTTCAGTTTATATAAGGCAGACCTCCAGGGATTGGACATCAGTTTCAACGGAGGGGCTGTTGCCATCAATGGCGGGTTCCTGAAAACAGAAACCATTGTCAATAATGCGAAGGTTATTATGTACAATGGTGTAGCGGTGATTAAAGCAGGCACCTTCTCGCTGATGGCGCTGGGCTCATACGCGGAAGTGCCGGTATCTCCCGCCCCGGGTGCACCCACCATGCCTTCCCTGTTCATATTCGCTGTGCTGAATTCGCCATTGGGCGGTCCTCCATTCCTGTTTATTACAGGTATCGCGGCGGGCTTTAGTTTTAACCGTTCGCTGGTGATCCCTGATATTACCCAGGTACAGGACTTCCCGCTGTTGAAAGGCCTCGTGGATGGTACTTTTGCAGAAGGTGAAGATCCGGGCAAGGCGCTGGAACAACTGAGTTCGGTAGTGCATCCGGAAATAGGACAATACTGGCTGGCAGCAGGTGTGAAGTTTACTTCCTTCGAACTGCTGACCACCTCCGCCCTGCTGTTCCTCAGCTTTGGCAAGGAATGGGAAGTCAATTTGCTGGGGCTCAGCTTTACCTCCCTGCCGCCAAAGATCCCAAGAAATCTGGCGCTGGCTTACTTCGAGCTGGCTATCAAAATATCCTTCCTTCCGGGAGATGGAATACTCTCCGCAGAAGCGCAACTGACACCCAACTCATTCGTATTATCGAAAGATGTGAAAGTGACCGGAGGGTTTGCCTTCTTCCTATGGTTTAAAAATATCAAAACGTCCACCTACACTATACCTGCCGGTGATTTCGTCATCTCATTGGGTGGCTACCATCCTGATTTCAATAAGCCGGCATGGTACCCTACTGTTCCACGACTCGGGATGCAGTGGAAGATGGATATCTCCGTAGGCAGCATCAGTATTGCCGGAGGCGCCTACTTTGCATTATGCCCCACGGCTGTTATGGCGGGCGGATATCTCAACGTAGCCTATGAACTGGGCCCGTTGAAAGCATGGCTGAACGCATCTGCAGATTTCCTCATCGAATGGAATCCGTTCTACTTCAATGTAGGCATCAGCATCACAGTGGGCGCATCTTTCGGAACAACTATCCTCGGTGTATCCATCACCATCCGCGCAGAACTTGGTGCTACTCTCCACCTGGAAGGCCCGCCAACACATGGTTATGTGAAAGTGGACTGGTACGTTATTTCCTTCACCATCCCTGTGGGCTCAGGAGAAACTGCCACCACCGACAAGAATATCACCTGGAAAGCGTTTGCCGACGCCTTCCTGCCTCCCCCTGCATTACCGGGAAGCACGATGGGCAATGCCAAACGGAAAGTGAAGGCAGCAGATGAAGTGCCTGTGCAACAGGTCGTGAAACTCAACCCGGACTATGGGCTGCTGAGCGATGATAACAGCCTCTGGACCATTCAACCCTATCCATTCACCCTTAGCGCCAAATCGTCGATTCCTGCATCCAATGTGGCTGTCACCAGCAGCAACTTCAGTCAGAAAGGCGTTCCTGTTGGGGTACGGCCAATGGGCTATGTCGATAACCTGAATGCTGCGCTGGTGATTACGCTGACAGACAGCAAAGGTAATCCGGTAGATCTGTCGGCCCGCAAAATCAAAATGATCGTGGACACCAACGGCGCGCCATCCGCGATGTGGTCCCAGGATCCGCTGGACCGCAACAAGCCGCCACAGAGCGATGATATGCTCATCCCTGGCGCTTCTTTCGGTATCATACTGGATGGTGATGAATACAATTACCTCGGTAATGTACCTGCATTCAACATAGAAAATCTCAAATACGATATTGGCGCGTACCGCATGCTGCCTTATAAGGCGGTTATCAAATTCCCGCCGGCAGCAAGATATCCGGCAAGCGATCAAAATAACGCCTATCACGTGATCATGCATTCCATCATGAGTGACCCTGTTATCATTCAGCGTAATAAGATCCTGGAAGGCATCGCTGCCAGCAACATACTGGCGCCGCTCAATCCGGACCTCAGTGTGATGGCCTCTTCCGCAGACATGATCCTGCAGGCGCTTCCTGTGATTGCACGACTGGCTGTCTTCCAAAACAATGGTGAACTGGAAGCTGCAAAGAAAATACAGCCGCCTGCAAGACCGCTGGCTGCAGCAAGTAGCGTCAAAAAGCTGAAAGCGCCGCAGCTGGTAGGTTTGGTGAAGAGGTATAAAGTGAACCGTAACCAGGCCTCCAAATCAGGTAATCCTCAGACTACCGTCAGGAGCCAGTATCAGGCGGTCAACGACATTACCAGTAAAACGAAACGGCCGGCGATTGGCAGAGCAGCCGCTGAAGCCCTGGGCACCACCAAAATGTTATACGATGGAACGTCCGTTCTCTGGACAGTGGATCATCGGGCTGCCACTACGCTACATCTGAAAGGAGATCTGCCGCTGCGCGTTGTTAGCTTCGACCGTCATGGCCGGCTCACCGGCATACACGCAGTAGTGGGCGAACAAAACATAAGCTTGGCCGAAGGTACCGCACAGGTGGCCGTTCAGGGTTATGAAGCCACCGGAGAAGGATTCATCGGCTGGGAAATCAATTCACAGCTATTTAAGACCAACACCGTATGGGCGCTCGGCGATGCTGCCATGGTAAGGGTACAGAACAGTCAGCGTATACGCGTTCGCGGTACCCGTGCCCATACCGGGCTGATAGATGCGGCTGATCTGCTGTCACGCAACCAGGCAACAGACATCAACCAAAATACCCGTAGCGGCTGGATACAATCTGTATTCCCTGCAGACATCAGCTACATCGGCGTATTGCTGGAAGAGCAGACAGGTGCAGAAAGACTCGATGTGGCTATTGCTGCCGGCACTATCCCTTTGCAGGGCGCCAATCTGCCACCGGCACAGGTATACGAAACAGAGAAAGGCACGCTGCTGGTTTACCCTTGTACACCATCGGACAGTTACAATGCCATTCTGGCCATACCAAAAGATAATAAAGTGAAGATACTCGGTATGTATGGCTTGCCGGCATTACCGGCAGACAAGCGGACCATCAGCAACTTTACGCATCTGCGCAATGCAGGACTGGATCTTACCAACTCAGTTGTAAAATCCGCTGTTGTTAGTATTCATTCCAAAAACCAGGCACTATGA